A genomic region of Fodinisporobacter ferrooxydans contains the following coding sequences:
- a CDS encoding alpha/beta hydrolase produces MNTSMVYELRRPTNIEPGKKYPALFVMHGIGSNEKNMLSLVDGLDESLFIFSIRGHISQGPGFAYFTIQGYGKPHREVFDDAIIRLTAFINNACDKYPIDLNRLYLLGFSQGAILAMTLGLTLGYRIKGIVALSGYIPSFVKEEYNIQPVEELSVFISHGQMDQVLPYEWGQANESFFSELGANVTFRSYPEPHTVSEENLRDFQQWFIDELQKNKGV; encoded by the coding sequence ATGAACACATCAATGGTGTATGAACTTCGACGTCCAACAAATATTGAGCCTGGAAAGAAGTATCCTGCATTGTTTGTTATGCATGGTATCGGGAGTAACGAAAAAAACATGCTTTCGCTCGTTGACGGTTTGGATGAATCTCTCTTCATCTTTAGTATCCGAGGTCATATTTCGCAGGGACCGGGTTTTGCTTACTTTACGATTCAAGGATACGGCAAACCGCACAGAGAAGTTTTCGATGACGCGATCATTCGGCTGACAGCTTTCATCAACAATGCATGTGACAAGTACCCAATCGACTTGAACCGTTTGTATTTGCTTGGTTTTAGCCAAGGGGCGATTCTTGCAATGACACTCGGGTTGACGCTTGGGTACCGCATTAAAGGAATCGTTGCTCTTAGCGGATACATTCCAAGCTTTGTGAAGGAAGAATACAACATACAGCCTGTTGAGGAACTATCCGTCTTTATTTCTCACGGTCAAATGGACCAGGTGTTGCCCTATGAATGGGGTCAAGCAAATGAATCATTCTTTAGCGAATTAGGTGCCAATGTTACATTTCGATCGTATCCGGAACCGCATACGGTGTCGGAGGAAAATTTGCGTGATTTTCAACAGTGGTTCATTGACGAGTTACAAAAGAATAAGGGGGTGTGA
- a CDS encoding DoxX family protein, translated as MVGYGLLVIRLIVGLSFAGHGTQKLFGWFGGYGIKGTGGWLESIGIKPGALMALVAGLAELIGGLLFAAGLWLPLAAALIVITMLVAIITVHGKNGYWVTMNGIEYPLILIAVVIGVALIGPGAYAIHLA; from the coding sequence ATCGTGGGTTATGGTTTGTTGGTAATTCGATTAATCGTTGGTTTGTCGTTTGCTGGACATGGCACGCAGAAACTGTTCGGTTGGTTTGGGGGATATGGTATTAAGGGCACAGGCGGATGGCTAGAGTCCATTGGTATTAAACCTGGTGCCCTGATGGCACTCGTTGCTGGATTGGCTGAGCTCATCGGGGGATTACTTTTCGCAGCAGGATTGTGGCTTCCATTGGCAGCGGCGTTGATCGTAATTACTATGTTGGTCGCAATTATAACGGTACATGGGAAGAATGGTTATTGGGTTACAATGAACGGTATTGAGTATCCCTTAATTTTAATTGCGGTCGTTATTGGTGTCGCACTCATCGGACCCGGTGCGTACGCAATACACCTTGCATAA
- a CDS encoding Ger(x)C family spore germination protein: MNRYFSKLILGKFLHIFLYFACFPLLTGCWDRKEINDLAIVLTTAIDKTEDKMTEVSVQVLLPQAVGGGLQGGGDSKKRLTIVRSATGQNFVDAMSKIQGKVPRRLFWGQCSAYIFGEQIAKGGLHNEIDPLIRHPEPRNRAYLFVSEGKAVDLLSVQTSLEGYLGKVLRKLSEEQIGVNVTLKDFQQMITGEAGGAVLPYIKTAPFKNEESVGSLLGTAIFKRDRMVGEINEKVTRGVLWLRNEVEAKSVTVKFPDGDESISMNPVLIHTVLIPKIENEKWKIKVRIEAEGKIVQNATHLDIMNPDVNKIIQKKFSKVIKNRINQALDQVQKRMKTDVFRFAETFERKYPGKWDHVKDRWDEIFPRVEVSFDLKTYVRGLGLTTRSAGLPEREVRKK, translated from the coding sequence GTGAACCGTTATTTTTCTAAACTAATTTTGGGGAAATTTTTACATATTTTCCTTTATTTTGCTTGTTTTCCCCTACTGACGGGCTGTTGGGATCGAAAGGAAATAAATGATCTGGCTATTGTATTAACGACAGCAATTGATAAAACCGAAGATAAGATGACCGAAGTGTCCGTTCAGGTTTTACTTCCTCAAGCAGTGGGCGGTGGATTGCAGGGAGGAGGGGACAGTAAAAAAAGGCTGACCATAGTTAGATCAGCGACAGGACAAAATTTTGTAGATGCTATGTCAAAAATTCAGGGAAAAGTTCCACGTAGACTCTTCTGGGGGCAATGCAGTGCCTATATTTTCGGGGAACAAATCGCAAAAGGGGGCCTTCATAACGAAATTGATCCGCTCATTCGCCACCCGGAACCACGAAATCGGGCGTACCTGTTTGTCAGTGAAGGGAAAGCCGTGGATCTCTTGTCTGTACAAACTTCTCTGGAAGGATATTTAGGAAAAGTTCTTCGAAAACTTTCAGAAGAACAGATTGGCGTAAATGTCACATTGAAAGATTTTCAACAGATGATTACTGGAGAGGCAGGCGGAGCTGTTCTTCCCTATATTAAAACGGCACCTTTTAAAAACGAAGAAAGCGTCGGCTCGCTTTTAGGAACTGCCATTTTTAAACGAGATAGGATGGTTGGAGAAATTAATGAAAAAGTGACGAGAGGAGTCCTGTGGCTTAGAAATGAAGTTGAAGCCAAATCCGTGACTGTGAAATTTCCTGACGGAGACGAAAGTATATCGATGAATCCGGTTTTAATACATACAGTTCTGATTCCTAAAATAGAAAATGAAAAATGGAAAATAAAAGTAAGAATTGAAGCTGAAGGAAAGATTGTACAAAATGCAACCCATTTGGATATTATGAATCCGGATGTTAACAAGATAATTCAAAAAAAATTCTCTAAAGTTATCAAAAACCGGATCAATCAAGCTTTGGACCAGGTTCAGAAAAGGATGAAAACAGACGTTTTTCGCTTTGCCGAAACATTTGAACGCAAATATCCAGGCAAGTGGGATCATGTGAAAGATCGATGGGACGAGATCTTCCCTCGAGTGGAAGTATCCTTTGATCTCAAAACATACGTGCGGGGACTTGGATTAACGACGAGATCTGCTGGTCTGCCTGAGCGAGAGGTGAGAAAGAAATGA
- a CDS encoding DoxX family protein, whose translation MTNIRYAPLALRLILGIIFISHGYSKLATPTGFIQFFTHVGIPVPHVAVPVIGLIELIGGISLLLGFGIRIFASLLVIEMIVAILTAKISMGLVGGYEFELALIAGLISLILSGSGAISIVNGKVKIAE comes from the coding sequence ATGACAAATATTCGGTATGCACCGTTGGCTCTTCGTTTAATTTTAGGTATTATTTTTATTTCACATGGGTATTCAAAATTAGCAACACCGACCGGATTTATTCAGTTTTTTACACATGTGGGTATACCAGTGCCTCATGTTGCTGTTCCAGTCATTGGTTTAATAGAGCTAATTGGCGGGATTTCATTATTACTCGGATTTGGAATTCGAATTTTCGCATCACTTCTTGTGATCGAGATGATCGTAGCTATTCTTACTGCAAAAATAAGTATGGGTCTTGTAGGTGGTTACGAATTTGAACTTGCTTTAATTGCTGGTTTAATTTCCTTGATTCTAAGCGGTTCGGGCGCAATTTCTATTGTTAATGGAAAAGTTAAGATCGCAGAATAA
- the wrbA gene encoding NAD(P)H:quinone oxidoreductase — MGILDKFFGKSANKETIQMSNVKLAIIYYSSTGTNYQMAQWAAEAAKEAGAEVKILKVQELAPDAAIDSNPAWRAHVDATKDVPAATPDDIVWADAVIFSMPTRFGNLPSQMKQFLDTCGGIWFHGKTVNKVVSGMTSAQNPHGGQEQTILQLYTSMYHFGALVVAPGYTDQSLFAAGGNPYGTSATVDQNNKFVGDPSAAVKHQAKRVIQVAEWVKKGQQ; from the coding sequence ATGGGGATTTTAGATAAATTCTTTGGAAAATCAGCTAATAAGGAGACGATACAAATGTCAAATGTGAAACTTGCGATCATTTACTACAGTTCAACCGGTACAAATTATCAAATGGCACAATGGGCTGCAGAAGCGGCAAAAGAAGCAGGTGCGGAAGTGAAAATTTTAAAAGTACAAGAACTTGCTCCAGATGCTGCCATTGATTCCAATCCTGCTTGGAGAGCCCATGTAGATGCAACAAAAGATGTCCCGGCAGCGACACCTGACGATATTGTCTGGGCAGATGCTGTGATTTTTAGCATGCCTACACGGTTTGGAAACCTTCCTTCCCAAATGAAACAGTTTTTAGATACATGCGGTGGAATTTGGTTCCATGGGAAAACGGTCAATAAAGTGGTAAGCGGTATGACAAGTGCACAAAATCCACATGGTGGTCAGGAGCAAACCATACTTCAACTTTATACAAGTATGTACCATTTCGGGGCTCTTGTTGTAGCACCAGGATACACAGATCAATCTCTGTTTGCGGCGGGCGGGAACCCATACGGAACAAGTGCAACAGTAGATCAAAATAATAAGTTTGTTGGAGATCCATCAGCTGCAGTGAAGCATCAAGCAAAACGTGTGATTCAAGTAGCTGAATGGGTGAAGAAAGGACAACAATAA
- a CDS encoding GerAB/ArcD/ProY family transporter, translating into MVFIFPLLIMVVLLLRDFDPKNMFPVMRHGIMLSIKGAVVPGLGWFSEFFIIAFFFPLLTDQEKGKKWGMISVLSVALTMVVTNLTALFLFGGTMISSYLYPVFEASRYISIADFFEHLEAVVMVVWVAGIFIKVSVFFYVLSLGTAQWLNLSDYRVVVFPYGFLLILFGMWVTSNIQEMSRFLELVSPLHSPLFLLAIPLCLLFLAMFRKGRKGEQQR; encoded by the coding sequence ATGGTATTTATATTTCCCTTACTTATTATGGTGGTTCTTCTCCTGCGGGACTTTGACCCAAAGAATATGTTTCCTGTTATGAGGCATGGGATCATGCTTTCCATAAAGGGAGCGGTTGTTCCAGGTTTAGGATGGTTTTCTGAATTTTTTATCATTGCTTTTTTTTTCCCTCTCTTAACCGATCAGGAAAAAGGAAAGAAATGGGGAATGATTTCCGTTTTATCCGTTGCACTTACTATGGTAGTAACCAATCTAACAGCTCTTTTCTTATTTGGAGGTACAATGATCAGCAGCTACCTTTATCCTGTGTTTGAGGCGTCTCGATACATCAGTATTGCCGATTTTTTTGAACATCTCGAAGCGGTTGTAATGGTGGTTTGGGTGGCGGGAATTTTTATTAAAGTATCGGTTTTTTTTTATGTTCTCTCGTTAGGCACGGCCCAATGGCTTAACTTGTCGGACTATCGCGTAGTTGTCTTTCCATACGGGTTTCTTCTGATTCTGTTTGGTATGTGGGTAACTTCCAATATACAAGAAATGTCTCGATTTTTAGAATTGGTGAGCCCGCTGCATTCTCCACTATTTTTATTGGCAATTCCATTATGTCTTTTGTTCCTGGCCATGTTTCGGAAGGGGAGGAAGGGAGAACAACAACGGTGA
- a CDS encoding transposase, with protein sequence MSALQKPRFKELNHGECAGAPILKSLWDRFDFSLLLTQSGIMKRSGTPSWLICFLYVVGIVSNCPSVVQIVKLASKDTLLKAMFQPWKFTQSTLSRFFTNGFAWMTFGKKRVERLQQDPLTQLTDGDVINLDDTHSAHPYAKQLPFLSWLFDHSMKVYVWATNLVVLQAVLKSGLEYPLFYRVWHKPEIKGEGITKLDLARQMLLMLRESVTCHLWVAMDRWYLCKQFFTFLEENNFDWVTKAKRNTILFRKVIEPGTRRERFVPLTPVMLIREVFKELTRKATSGLVSISIPGIYMKRPYAAVNRKGKQVTKHKYVPIAAVVAMRLKEDERLDSDNVETEGEDSPATYKGAYLIISNRHDTPKEALQTYIKRWRIEVFFRAAKQELAFEKCHSESQAHHHAHFELLFTAETLLAVALFELNKEKTSDDEGYTHGEMVRGLFHTRCQVRVKNHKGIQRIYIDCDTQVQQFARLIELFWPEHYLMLLWATPKPDIYQSLPQTA encoded by the coding sequence ATGTCAGCGTTACAAAAACCAAGATTTAAAGAGCTCAATCATGGAGAATGTGCAGGGGCACCCATTCTTAAAAGTTTATGGGATCGTTTTGACTTTTCTCTGTTACTCACTCAATCAGGCATCATGAAACGCAGTGGAACTCCGTCATGGTTAATTTGCTTTCTCTATGTCGTTGGTATTGTTTCGAATTGTCCTTCTGTTGTTCAGATAGTGAAACTGGCCAGCAAGGATACGTTGCTTAAGGCGATGTTTCAGCCTTGGAAATTTACCCAATCTACGTTAAGCCGTTTTTTCACGAATGGCTTTGCATGGATGACATTTGGGAAAAAACGCGTCGAACGACTACAACAAGATCCCTTGACACAACTCACCGATGGAGATGTGATCAATCTCGATGATACTCACAGTGCGCATCCTTATGCCAAGCAACTTCCGTTTCTCAGTTGGCTCTTTGACCACTCAATGAAAGTCTATGTATGGGCGACGAATCTTGTGGTTCTTCAGGCGGTTCTGAAAAGCGGGTTGGAGTATCCGTTGTTTTACCGTGTCTGGCATAAGCCAGAAATAAAAGGCGAAGGGATTACAAAACTAGATCTCGCTAGGCAAATGCTATTGATGCTGCGTGAATCCGTCACTTGCCACTTGTGGGTTGCGATGGATCGGTGGTACTTGTGTAAGCAGTTTTTCACATTTCTCGAAGAGAACAACTTTGATTGGGTTACCAAAGCCAAACGCAACACAATTTTATTCCGTAAAGTCATCGAACCCGGTACCCGTAGGGAACGTTTCGTGCCGCTAACTCCTGTCATGCTCATCCGTGAGGTGTTTAAGGAATTAACTCGAAAGGCAACTTCTGGGCTGGTCTCCATTTCCATTCCAGGGATTTACATGAAGCGTCCTTATGCCGCTGTCAATCGTAAAGGCAAGCAAGTGACCAAACATAAATATGTCCCAATCGCCGCTGTAGTCGCCATGCGATTAAAGGAAGATGAGCGACTCGATTCAGATAATGTAGAAACCGAAGGTGAGGATTCACCCGCCACATACAAAGGTGCGTACCTAATTATAAGCAACCGTCATGATACTCCGAAAGAAGCTCTACAAACGTATATCAAACGCTGGAGGATCGAAGTATTCTTTCGCGCTGCCAAGCAGGAACTAGCTTTCGAAAAGTGTCATTCTGAATCTCAAGCGCATCATCATGCTCATTTCGAATTATTGTTCACTGCCGAGACCTTATTAGCTGTTGCACTTTTTGAATTGAACAAAGAAAAAACGAGTGATGATGAAGGCTACACCCACGGCGAAATGGTTCGTGGCCTCTTCCACACTCGTTGCCAGGTTCGCGTGAAGAACCACAAAGGTATTCAGCGAATCTACATTGATTGTGACACACAAGTGCAGCAATTTGCAAGACTCATTGAATTATTTTGGCCTGAGCATTACTTAATGCTTCTTTGGGCTACGCCCAAACCCGATATTTACCAGAGTTTACCTCAAACTGCATAA
- a CDS encoding GerAB/ArcD/ProY family transporter codes for MLEKGKISAMQMGLMIYPTILGTAILAIPSIIGKQAERDLWISPILASSTGFLTVYIADRLNKIFPGETFIQYSEHILGRVLGKILGFFYMLFFLQTIGNILREYAEFTVGTFLPKTPLLVVIAGLTLLCAFAVRGGIEVLGRLAQIYLPVFT; via the coding sequence ATGTTGGAAAAAGGGAAGATTTCTGCTATGCAGATGGGCCTAATGATCTACCCCACGATATTAGGAACCGCTATTCTTGCCATTCCCTCGATAATCGGTAAGCAAGCGGAACGGGATCTATGGATCTCCCCTATTTTGGCTTCGTCTACAGGGTTTCTTACTGTATATATCGCTGATCGACTAAACAAAATCTTTCCTGGTGAAACATTTATTCAATATAGCGAACATATCTTAGGCAGGGTTTTAGGAAAAATCCTTGGATTCTTTTACATGTTATTTTTTCTACAAACAATAGGCAACATCTTACGGGAATATGCTGAGTTTACGGTAGGGACCTTTCTCCCTAAAACACCGTTGCTCGTGGTAATTGCCGGTCTCACCCTGCTCTGTGCGTTTGCGGTTCGGGGTGGGATAGAAGTATTGGGAAGATTGGCTCAAATTTATCTCCCGGTATTTACATGA
- a CDS encoding IS701 family transposase, which produces MVTLYSAIVKFILAMQLQFTAPQRNHLLHIMQGIILCEGRKTITQIRSSTNSYRHLSCMTKFLKHSPWCVNRMQKRRMQFLLEKIRRKHSKKGDTRSIVFLIIDDTSCKKDVSTKHIEALDFHFSHDEGKGVWSHCLVTAHLVSEGYSFAWDFRPYFREGYCNVNQIPFKSKNDLALELIQSYEASDDELVYVLMDSWYTSKKIIDACNAKGFHIIAAVKTNRKIRPAGIRIQIAEFATNYIHQSDLHSVTVGNQNMYWVYEYEGPLADVENVKVLLSWEKEFDSSKTPFCILCTDQTLDLETILRYYQVRWNIETGYRYFKEMLGFDQYQLQSFYAIQRYWAIQFLVYNFLELQRNEWSTEQDPMTLGDVVRRIRKEYFGQIVTYVYQQALAQRPLFEVLDELKLSA; this is translated from the coding sequence ATGGTAACTTTGTATTCTGCTATCGTCAAGTTTATTTTGGCAATGCAATTGCAATTTACAGCGCCACAACGGAACCATCTCCTTCACATCATGCAAGGAATTATTTTGTGTGAAGGGCGTAAAACCATTACACAAATTCGAAGCTCTACGAATTCCTATCGTCATCTCAGTTGCATGACGAAATTCTTGAAACACTCACCTTGGTGTGTAAACCGAATGCAAAAACGCCGTATGCAGTTTTTGTTGGAAAAGATCAGGCGTAAGCATTCTAAAAAGGGAGATACCCGATCCATCGTATTCTTGATCATCGATGATACGAGCTGTAAAAAAGATGTTTCTACCAAACATATTGAAGCACTTGATTTTCATTTTTCCCATGATGAAGGGAAAGGTGTGTGGTCCCATTGTTTAGTTACCGCCCATCTTGTTAGCGAAGGGTATTCCTTCGCATGGGATTTCCGACCCTACTTTCGTGAGGGATACTGTAATGTCAACCAAATTCCATTCAAGAGCAAAAATGATTTGGCTCTGGAACTCATTCAAAGCTATGAAGCATCTGATGATGAGTTGGTTTATGTTCTAATGGATAGTTGGTATACCAGCAAGAAAATCATAGATGCATGTAATGCAAAAGGGTTTCACATTATTGCTGCCGTTAAAACCAATCGCAAAATCCGCCCTGCGGGCATTCGAATTCAGATTGCTGAATTTGCAACGAATTATATTCACCAGTCCGATCTCCACTCTGTTACCGTGGGGAATCAGAACATGTACTGGGTATATGAATATGAAGGCCCGCTGGCAGACGTTGAAAATGTTAAAGTCTTGCTCTCCTGGGAAAAGGAATTCGATTCAAGCAAAACACCGTTTTGTATCCTTTGCACAGATCAAACGTTGGATCTCGAAACCATCCTTCGGTATTATCAAGTGCGCTGGAATATTGAAACCGGATATCGATATTTTAAGGAGATGCTAGGCTTTGACCAATATCAATTGCAATCGTTTTATGCCATTCAGCGTTATTGGGCAATTCAATTCTTGGTCTACAATTTTCTTGAATTACAACGAAACGAATGGTCCACTGAGCAGGATCCAATGACGTTAGGGGACGTAGTACGTCGAATTCGAAAGGAATATTTCGGACAAATCGTTACCTACGTCTATCAACAAGCCCTAGCTCAACGACCTCTTTTCGAAGTGTTAGACGAATTGAAACTAAGTGCCTAA
- a CDS encoding DODA-type extradiol aromatic ring-opening family dioxygenase, whose translation MIPALFIAHGAPLLAIEDNNYTQFLSQLGEKLPRPRAVILFSAHWVAGKQRVSEVKEYDTIYDFGGFPDALYQIKYPAKGNHQIAQQIENFLTENGIPFEVETERGLDHGAWVVLRLLYPNVDIPVIAMSVNPRLSPEQQYKIGQSMEKMRADDVLIIASGGTVHNLRALEWQEKQINDWALEFDRWLEIHINQWNLDSLYQYNALAPNASLAVPPYGNEHFIPLFYAMGAADNQRAAKLLHRSYRYGSLSHSVWQFGQFN comes from the coding sequence ATGATTCCAGCACTGTTCATTGCACACGGAGCCCCGCTTTTAGCGATTGAAGACAATAATTATACGCAGTTCTTAAGTCAATTGGGAGAGAAATTGCCGCGCCCTAGAGCTGTCATACTGTTTTCTGCACACTGGGTTGCGGGTAAGCAAAGAGTCAGCGAAGTTAAGGAATACGACACCATTTACGATTTTGGCGGATTTCCAGATGCACTTTACCAAATAAAATATCCTGCCAAAGGGAATCACCAAATCGCCCAACAAATTGAGAATTTCTTAACGGAGAATGGCATTCCGTTTGAGGTAGAAACGGAGCGCGGACTCGATCACGGAGCTTGGGTTGTCTTGCGCTTGCTCTATCCAAATGTGGACATTCCAGTCATCGCGATGTCTGTCAATCCTCGCCTTTCACCGGAGCAACAGTACAAAATAGGGCAGTCAATGGAGAAAATGCGAGCTGATGATGTCTTGATTATTGCCAGTGGTGGAACTGTTCACAACCTACGCGCTTTAGAGTGGCAGGAAAAGCAAATCAATGATTGGGCTCTTGAATTTGACCGGTGGTTAGAGATCCACATAAACCAATGGAATTTGGATTCATTGTATCAATACAATGCTTTGGCGCCTAACGCAAGTCTCGCCGTTCCGCCTTACGGAAATGAGCATTTTATTCCTTTGTTTTATGCAATGGGTGCTGCAGATAATCAGAGAGCGGCAAAATTGTTGCATCGGAGCTACAGATATGGATCCCTAAGTCACAGTGTATGGCAATTCGGTCAATTCAATTGA
- a CDS encoding spore germination protein, with protein MLQKRARKKLENRSSTNFKKEDQKFAQILSFDLEENINLFQNIYTDCSDVIFRSFLIGNRIEAVLIYIDGLANLEDLETNLLAPLMQNIQEQTDIVDHLKKNKIAVAYVQEFETIDKGIESILRGNPLLLLEGEKRALSLGLAKWEKRSIEEPTAEGVVRGPRDGFVETLRVNTSLLRRKIKSPDLKLKSMKIGRYTQTDVVIAYIEGLVEQTLLEEVQNRLQRIDLDGVLESGYIEEFIEDCPFSPFPQVINTERPDVVAANLLEGRVAILMDETPFVLIAPTTFFSLLQSPEDYYQRFLISTLIRWLRYLFMGISLLLPSLYVAILTFHQEMVPASLLVSIAGSRETVPFPALVEALIMEVTFEALREAGIRLPKQIGSAVSIVGALVIGQAAVQAGLVSTPLVIVVAVTGIASFMVPRYVQGTAFRMIRFPIMFLAGTLGLLGVMFGVIALSIHLCTLRSFGVPYMSPVGPVKMRNWKDVLIRAPWWMMSTRPHLTGEYDPYRQSIGQMPNPSRGGE; from the coding sequence ATGCTTCAAAAACGAGCAAGGAAAAAATTAGAAAATCGATCGTCGACAAATTTTAAAAAGGAAGATCAAAAATTCGCTCAAATTCTTTCCTTCGATTTGGAAGAAAATATAAATCTATTTCAAAATATTTATACGGATTGTTCGGATGTAATTTTCCGTTCCTTTTTAATTGGAAATCGAATCGAAGCGGTTTTGATTTATATTGATGGACTAGCAAATCTTGAGGACCTCGAAACGAATCTCCTTGCACCGTTAATGCAGAATATTCAGGAACAAACGGACATTGTCGATCATTTAAAGAAAAACAAAATTGCAGTGGCGTATGTACAGGAATTTGAAACGATTGATAAAGGGATCGAATCCATTTTGAGAGGAAATCCCCTTCTTTTGTTGGAAGGTGAGAAACGTGCTCTATCTTTAGGTTTGGCCAAATGGGAAAAACGGTCGATTGAAGAACCGACCGCTGAAGGAGTGGTGCGGGGACCAAGAGATGGGTTTGTGGAAACATTAAGAGTCAATACTTCTCTTTTGCGCAGAAAAATTAAAAGTCCGGATTTGAAATTGAAATCCATGAAAATCGGCCGCTACACACAAACAGACGTTGTAATTGCTTACATTGAAGGTCTTGTAGAACAGACACTCCTTGAAGAAGTGCAAAATCGACTGCAACGAATCGATTTGGATGGGGTATTGGAAAGTGGATATATCGAAGAATTCATTGAAGATTGCCCTTTTTCGCCATTCCCGCAAGTGATCAATACGGAACGGCCGGATGTCGTGGCTGCGAATCTCTTGGAAGGAAGGGTAGCCATCCTGATGGATGAGACCCCTTTTGTTTTAATTGCTCCTACCACATTTTTTTCGTTGCTTCAGTCTCCAGAGGACTACTATCAACGATTTCTCATTAGTACGTTGATTCGATGGCTGCGATATCTTTTCATGGGGATTTCTCTTTTACTTCCTTCTCTTTATGTGGCTATCCTTACATTTCATCAGGAGATGGTTCCCGCCAGCCTGTTAGTAAGTATCGCTGGTTCACGCGAAACCGTTCCTTTTCCGGCCCTCGTAGAAGCTCTCATTATGGAGGTTACTTTCGAAGCGTTGCGTGAAGCGGGGATCCGGTTGCCAAAACAAATCGGATCTGCTGTTAGTATTGTAGGAGCCTTGGTCATTGGTCAAGCAGCTGTACAAGCCGGATTGGTTTCCACACCGTTGGTCATCGTGGTCGCGGTCACTGGTATCGCCTCCTTCATGGTTCCACGTTATGTTCAAGGGACGGCATTCAGGATGATTCGTTTCCCTATTATGTTTCTTGCTGGAACGCTAGGACTGCTTGGAGTCATGTTCGGGGTGATTGCGCTTAGTATCCATTTATGCACACTCCGTTCTTTTGGCGTTCCTTATATGAGTCCTGTGGGTCCCGTGAAAATGCGTAATTGGAAAGACGTGTTAATTCGTGCGCCGTGGTGGATGATGAGCACACGTCCCCATTTAACCGGAGAATACGATCCATATCGACAATCTATCGGACAGATGCCGAATCCATCGAGGGGAGGTGAATAA